One segment of Massilia sp. Se16.2.3 DNA contains the following:
- the flhC gene encoding flagellar transcriptional regulator FlhC, whose translation MSKKSVVTEAQEIQLAIELIQLGARLQLLESEVSLSRERLIKLYKELKGVSPPKGMLPFSTDWFLTWQPNIHSSLFINIYNFLVENAGATGVEAVMKAYKLYLEQMPAAPGEEPLLSLTRAWTLVRFFQSGMLKLAPCEKCKGKFVVNTLDLNSGYLCGLCHMPSRAGKTRKAKDAAEAAARQDASEA comes from the coding sequence ATGAGTAAAAAAAGCGTCGTAACAGAAGCGCAGGAAATCCAGCTCGCGATCGAGCTGATCCAGTTGGGCGCGCGCCTGCAACTGCTCGAGAGCGAAGTCTCGCTGTCGCGCGAGCGCCTGATCAAGCTGTACAAGGAACTGAAGGGGGTCTCGCCCCCGAAGGGCATGCTGCCGTTTTCCACCGACTGGTTCCTGACCTGGCAGCCGAACATCCATTCCTCGCTGTTCATCAACATCTACAACTTCCTGGTCGAGAACGCCGGTGCCACTGGCGTCGAGGCCGTCATGAAGGCGTACAAGCTCTACCTCGAACAAATGCCCGCCGCGCCAGGCGAAGAGCCCCTGCTGTCGCTCACGCGCGCCTGGACCCTGGTGCGTTTCTTCCAGAGCGGCATGCTCAAGCTGGCGCCTTGCGAGAAATGCAAGGGCAAGTTCGTCGTCAATACCCTCGATCTGAACAGCGGCTACCTGTGCGGCTTGTGCCACATGCCTTCGCGTGCGGGCAAGACACGCAAGGCCAAGGATGCCGCCGAAGCCGCCGCCCGGCAGGATGCTTCGGAAGCCTGA
- the htpG gene encoding molecular chaperone HtpG gives MASAEKETLGFQAEVKQLLQLMIHSLYSNKEIFLRELISNASDAADKLRFEAINNDALYGNDHELKIRVSFDKDARTITISDNGIGMSRDEVISHLGTIAKSGTKEFFSKLSGDQKQDAALIGQFGVGFYSGFIVAEKIIVNTRRAGAFVSDGVRWESSGEGDYSIETIEKQSRGTDVILHLREGEEELLSNWKLKSIIRKYSDHISLPILMQKEEWDEEKKATVLKDEFETVNQASALWARSKSEVTAEQYNEFYKHVSHDFQDPLAYTHNRVEGRSEYTQLLYVPSHAPFDLWDRNKRGGIKLYVKRVFIMDDAEQLMPTYLRFIKGVIDSADLPLNVSREILQESRDVRVIREGSTKRVLGMLEEMANAEEQEGKDKYLTFWKEFGQVLKEGIGEDSANKDRIAKLLRFASTHVDSADQTVSFGDYVSRMKEGQDKIYYVTADSHTAAKNSPHLEIFRKKGVEVLLMTDRVDEWMLSFLNDFDGKELVSVAKGGLDLGKLEDEAEKKEHEETETQYKELVERMKGALADKAKDVRVTFRLTDSPACLVADEHELSANLVRMLKAAGQNAPESKPILEINPNHPLVTRLKYEDAASPRFGDWSHILFDQALLAEGGSLSDPAAFVKRMNEMLLAGAR, from the coding sequence ATGGCGTCCGCCGAAAAAGAAACCCTTGGCTTTCAAGCTGAAGTAAAACAGCTGCTGCAACTGATGATTCACTCCTTGTATTCGAACAAGGAGATCTTCCTGCGCGAACTGATCTCGAACGCGTCCGACGCGGCCGACAAGCTGCGCTTCGAGGCGATCAATAACGACGCCCTGTACGGCAACGACCACGAACTCAAGATCCGCGTCTCCTTCGACAAGGATGCCAGGACGATCACGATCTCCGATAACGGCATCGGCATGAGCCGCGACGAAGTGATCTCGCACCTGGGCACGATCGCCAAATCCGGCACCAAGGAATTCTTCAGCAAGCTCTCGGGCGACCAGAAGCAGGACGCGGCCCTGATCGGCCAGTTCGGCGTGGGCTTCTACTCGGGCTTCATCGTCGCCGAGAAAATCATCGTCAATACCCGCCGCGCGGGCGCCTTCGTTTCCGACGGCGTGCGCTGGGAGTCCAGCGGCGAGGGCGACTACAGCATCGAGACCATCGAGAAGCAGAGCCGCGGCACCGACGTCATCCTGCACCTGCGCGAGGGCGAGGAAGAGCTGCTGTCGAACTGGAAGCTCAAATCCATCATCCGCAAGTATTCGGACCACATCTCGCTGCCGATCCTGATGCAGAAGGAAGAGTGGGACGAGGAGAAGAAGGCGACGGTGCTGAAGGACGAATTCGAGACCGTCAACCAGGCCAGCGCGCTGTGGGCACGCAGCAAGAGCGAGGTCACGGCGGAGCAGTACAACGAGTTCTACAAGCACGTCTCGCACGACTTCCAGGACCCGCTGGCCTATACCCACAACCGCGTGGAAGGCCGCAGCGAGTACACCCAGTTGCTGTACGTGCCGAGCCACGCCCCGTTCGACCTGTGGGACCGCAACAAGCGCGGCGGGATCAAGCTGTACGTCAAGCGCGTCTTCATCATGGACGACGCCGAGCAGCTGATGCCGACCTACCTGCGCTTCATCAAGGGCGTGATCGATTCGGCCGACCTGCCGCTGAACGTCTCGCGCGAGATCCTGCAGGAGTCGCGCGACGTGCGCGTGATCCGCGAAGGCTCGACCAAGCGCGTGCTGGGCATGCTCGAGGAAATGGCGAACGCCGAGGAGCAGGAAGGCAAGGACAAGTACCTGACCTTCTGGAAGGAATTCGGCCAGGTACTGAAGGAAGGTATTGGCGAGGACAGCGCCAACAAGGACCGCATCGCCAAGCTGCTGCGCTTCGCCTCGACCCATGTGGACAGCGCGGACCAGACCGTGTCCTTCGGCGATTATGTATCGCGCATGAAGGAAGGCCAGGACAAGATCTATTACGTCACCGCCGACAGCCATACCGCCGCGAAGAACAGCCCGCACCTGGAAATCTTCCGCAAGAAGGGTGTCGAAGTGCTCCTCATGACGGACCGCGTCGACGAATGGATGCTGTCCTTCCTGAACGACTTCGACGGCAAGGAACTGGTGTCGGTGGCGAAGGGCGGCCTCGATCTCGGCAAGCTCGAAGACGAAGCCGAGAAGAAGGAACACGAGGAGACCGAGACCCAGTACAAGGAACTGGTCGAACGCATGAAGGGCGCGCTGGCGGACAAGGCCAAGGATGTGCGCGTGACCTTCCGCCTGACCGATTCGCCGGCCTGCCTGGTGGCGGACGAGCACGAGCTGTCGGCCAACCTGGTACGCATGCTGAAAGCCGCCGGCCAGAATGCGCCGGAATCGAAGCCCATCCTCGAGATCAACCCGAACCACCCCTTGGTGACGCGCCTGAAGTACGAGGACGCGGCAAGCCCGCGCTTTGGCGACTGGTCGCACATCCTGTTCGACCAGGCCCTGCTGGCCGAAGGCGGCAGCCTCTCCGACCCGGCGGCATTCGTGAAACGCATGAACGAGATGCTGCTGGCGGGCGCCAGGTAA
- the kynA gene encoding tryptophan 2,3-dioxygenase has product MNDTDTKPAEWHGARMDFKESMSYGDYLGLDQVLSAQHPLSPNHNEMLFIIQHQTSELWIKLMLHELAAVREQLRAGQLDPAFKMLARVARIMDQLVHAWDVLATMTPSEYTAIRPYLGASSGFQSHQYRALEFILGNKNPALLAVHEKRPQSHAVLAQELHAPSIYDESVRLLARAGFAIAPERLERDTTLPTEHDESVKLAWLAVYQDPDKHWGLYELAEKLVDLETAFRFWRFRHVTTVERIIGFKTGTGGTAGVSYLRKMLDVVLFPELFALRTAL; this is encoded by the coding sequence ATGAACGACACCGATACCAAGCCGGCCGAGTGGCACGGCGCCAGGATGGATTTCAAGGAATCGATGAGCTATGGCGACTACCTGGGCCTGGACCAGGTCCTGTCGGCCCAGCACCCGCTCTCGCCGAACCACAACGAGATGCTGTTCATCATCCAGCACCAGACCAGCGAGCTGTGGATCAAGCTGATGCTGCACGAACTGGCGGCCGTGCGCGAGCAACTGCGTGCGGGCCAGCTCGATCCCGCCTTCAAGATGCTGGCGCGCGTGGCCCGCATCATGGACCAGCTGGTCCATGCCTGGGATGTCCTGGCGACGATGACGCCGTCCGAATACACGGCCATCCGCCCCTACCTCGGGGCCTCGTCGGGCTTCCAGTCGCACCAGTACCGCGCGCTCGAGTTCATCCTCGGGAACAAGAACCCGGCCCTGCTCGCCGTGCACGAGAAGCGCCCGCAGTCCCACGCCGTGCTGGCGCAGGAACTGCACGCGCCGTCCATCTACGACGAGTCGGTGCGCCTGCTGGCACGCGCCGGCTTTGCCATCGCCCCCGAACGCCTCGAGCGCGATACGACCCTGCCTACCGAGCATGACGAGTCGGTGAAGCTGGCCTGGCTGGCCGTCTACCAGGATCCGGACAAGCACTGGGGCCTGTACGAACTGGCCGAGAAGCTGGTCGACCTGGAGACGGCCTTCCGCTTCTGGCGCTTCCGCCACGTGACGACGGTCGAGCGCATCATCGGCTTCAAGACCGGCACCGGCGGCACGGCGGGCGTGAGCTACCTGCGCAAGATGCTCGATGTGGTGCTGTTCCCGGAACTGTTCGCGCTGCGCACGGCACTCTAA
- the kynU gene encoding kynureninase: MNNNITRADCLARDAQDPLAPLRDRFDLPPGTIYLDGNSLGARPRAALARARDVVAREWGQDLIRSWNTAGWFDLPKRLGDRLAPLIGAGTGEVVVTDTTSLNLFKALAAALQIQARGPASARRVIVTERSNFPTDIYMAEGLTRWLERGYCLRLVDSIDELPAAIDADCAVLMLTHVNYRTGYQHDMAALTRLAHQNGALVVWDLAHSAGAVPVDLRGAEADFAVGCTYKYLNAGPGAPAFIWVPQRHQAQFAHPLTGWWSHAKPFAMAHGFEACEGIGRALCGTQPVLSLSLVECGLEIFEETSMDAIRAKSLALTDLFIALVEAQCAGHPLGLVTPREHARRGSQVSFTHPHGYAVMAALIKRGVIGDYREPEIMRFGFTPLYTSFADVWDAVAILKELLDREDYDVAAERSNVT, from the coding sequence ATGAACAACAACATCACCCGCGCCGATTGCCTCGCGCGCGACGCCCAGGATCCGCTGGCGCCCCTGCGCGACCGTTTCGACCTGCCGCCCGGCACTATCTACCTCGACGGCAATTCCCTCGGCGCCCGCCCACGCGCGGCGCTGGCCCGCGCCCGGGACGTGGTGGCGCGCGAATGGGGCCAGGATCTGATCAGGAGCTGGAACACGGCCGGCTGGTTCGACCTGCCCAAGCGCCTCGGCGACCGCCTGGCGCCCCTGATCGGCGCCGGTACCGGCGAAGTGGTCGTCACCGACACCACCTCGCTGAACCTGTTCAAGGCCCTGGCCGCCGCGCTGCAGATCCAGGCCCGGGGGCCGGCCAGCGCCCGCCGCGTCATCGTCACCGAACGCAGCAACTTCCCGACCGATATCTACATGGCCGAGGGCCTGACCCGCTGGCTCGAGCGTGGCTATTGCCTGCGCCTGGTCGACTCGATCGACGAACTGCCGGCCGCGATCGACGCCGACTGCGCCGTGCTGATGCTGACCCATGTGAACTACCGCACCGGCTACCAGCACGACATGGCGGCGCTCACCCGCCTCGCGCACCAGAACGGCGCCCTCGTCGTCTGGGACCTTGCCCACTCGGCCGGCGCGGTGCCGGTGGACCTGCGCGGCGCCGAAGCCGACTTCGCCGTCGGCTGCACCTATAAATACCTGAACGCCGGTCCCGGCGCTCCCGCCTTCATCTGGGTACCGCAGCGCCACCAGGCGCAGTTCGCGCATCCGCTCACGGGCTGGTGGAGCCACGCGAAACCCTTCGCCATGGCACACGGCTTCGAGGCCTGCGAGGGAATCGGCCGCGCGCTGTGCGGCACCCAGCCGGTGCTGTCGCTGTCGCTGGTCGAATGCGGCCTCGAGATTTTTGAAGAGACCAGCATGGACGCCATCCGTGCCAAGTCCCTGGCCCTGACCGACCTCTTCATCGCGCTGGTCGAAGCGCAGTGCGCCGGCCATCCGCTGGGCCTGGTCACCCCGCGCGAGCACGCGCGCCGCGGCAGCCAGGTCAGTTTCACCCATCCGCATGGCTATGCGGTGATGGCGGCATTGATCAAGCGCGGCGTGATCGGCGACTACCGCGAGCCGGAGATCATGCGCTTCGGCTTCACACCCCTGTACACCAGCTTTGCCGACGTCTGGGACGCGGTGGCGATCCTGAAGGAACTCCTCGACCGCGAAGACTACGACGTGGCCGCCGAACGCAGCAACGTGACCTGA
- a CDS encoding acyltransferase: protein MVPPPPPLSRALSLYLDCCRLLAAVLVVASHLEPYGVIADGNAWWLKLGREAVIVFFVLSGFVIAYTTEQKNPTLRDYCLARCTRIYSVALPLLLLAFGAAAFLSLAKQAQFYQLAKPWLYLPLHLLFMGELWTISEPPPLLAPYWSLGYEVWYYVLFGALFYLRGRRRLVAATSVLLFVGPKLWLLLPVWASGVLLYRWQRSETPAHTLARPLALLGWCATLALLVLFKLSDLDTALRAYANAHWPFPGLPLKSADRVLADYLVCLLVLANFLCAKSVGFTGLLRVEKPIRALASYTFTLYLVHALVMRLWLILYAHQRSDPVDVSALIVLIVASTWVIGHITEQRKAWFGGLFARLAARPT, encoded by the coding sequence ATGGTTCCTCCGCCACCTCCGCTCTCCAGAGCACTGTCGCTCTACCTCGACTGCTGCCGCCTGCTCGCGGCCGTGCTGGTCGTGGCCAGCCACCTGGAACCATACGGGGTCATTGCAGACGGTAACGCCTGGTGGCTGAAGCTCGGGCGCGAAGCCGTCATTGTCTTCTTCGTGCTGTCCGGTTTCGTCATCGCCTACACCACCGAACAGAAGAACCCGACCCTGCGCGACTATTGCCTGGCACGCTGCACGCGCATCTATTCGGTGGCCCTGCCCCTGCTGCTGCTCGCCTTCGGCGCGGCGGCGTTCCTGTCGCTGGCCAAGCAGGCGCAGTTCTACCAGCTCGCCAAGCCCTGGCTCTACCTGCCGCTGCACCTGCTGTTCATGGGAGAACTCTGGACCATCTCCGAGCCGCCGCCACTGCTGGCGCCCTACTGGTCGCTCGGTTACGAGGTCTGGTATTACGTGCTGTTCGGCGCCCTGTTCTACCTGCGCGGCAGGCGGCGCCTGGTGGCAGCCACCTCGGTGCTGCTCTTCGTCGGGCCGAAACTGTGGCTGCTGCTGCCGGTGTGGGCGAGCGGGGTGCTGCTGTATCGCTGGCAGCGCAGTGAAACGCCGGCGCACACGCTGGCGCGCCCGCTGGCGCTGCTCGGCTGGTGCGCAACGCTGGCGCTGCTGGTGCTGTTCAAGCTCTCCGATCTCGATACCGCGCTGCGCGCCTATGCCAATGCCCACTGGCCCTTCCCCGGCCTGCCCCTGAAAAGCGCCGACCGGGTACTGGCCGACTACCTCGTGTGCCTGCTGGTGCTGGCCAACTTCCTGTGCGCGAAGAGTGTCGGTTTCACGGGGCTGCTGCGCGTGGAAAAGCCGATACGGGCGCTGGCCTCGTATACCTTCACGCTGTATCTCGTGCACGCCCTGGTCATGCGCCTGTGGCTGATATTGTATGCGCACCAGCGCTCGGACCCGGTCGACGTGAGCGCCCTGATCGTGCTGATCGTGGCCTCGACCTGGGTGATCGGGCACATCACGGAGCAGCGCAAGGCCTGGTTCGGGGGTCTGTTTGCCAGGCTCGCGGCGCGCCCTACGTAG
- a CDS encoding chemotaxis protein, translated as MTRKKILGSHVKRLLSGVSTHGRRHLSEVETDLLQTELLLEEAVEKLTASFLAIHGAVGARQETIDRLLASGTLSAEDSAALAATSSEIGTHVNTAITSMQFQDMTSQLIERTLKRVAGLRDFLGTLDEHNADIRPETCSEEIVERLGKVSMALAIQSLELRSVLRKSVEQQHLESGDIELF; from the coding sequence ATGACAAGAAAAAAGATTTTGGGATCGCACGTGAAGCGCCTGCTGTCGGGCGTCTCCACGCACGGGCGGCGCCACCTGAGCGAGGTCGAGACCGACCTGCTGCAGACGGAATTGCTGCTCGAAGAAGCGGTCGAAAAACTGACGGCCAGCTTCCTGGCCATCCATGGCGCCGTCGGTGCGCGCCAGGAGACGATCGACCGCCTGCTCGCCAGCGGCACCCTCTCCGCCGAAGACAGCGCCGCGCTGGCGGCGACATCAAGCGAGATCGGCACCCACGTCAACACGGCCATTACGAGCATGCAGTTCCAGGACATGACGAGCCAGCTGATTGAGCGTACGCTCAAGCGCGTGGCCGGCCTGCGCGACTTCCTCGGCACCCTGGACGAGCACAATGCCGACATCCGGCCCGAAACATGCAGCGAGGAAATCGTCGAGCGCCTGGGCAAGGTCAGCATGGCGCTGGCGATCCAGTCCCTCGAGCTGCGCAGCGTGCTGCGCAAGTCGGTCGAACAACAGCATCTCGAAAGCGGCGACATCGAACTGTTCTGA
- a CDS encoding alpha/beta hydrolase, with the protein MAPSDVEAASYPIDANGFTPIPMARLPFPSIVVASTNDEYVTRERARAFADAWGSRYLEIGDAGHVNADSGYGDWPEGERMLQDFLAQLRG; encoded by the coding sequence GTGGCGCCCAGCGACGTCGAAGCCGCCTCCTACCCGATCGACGCCAACGGTTTCACGCCGATCCCGATGGCGCGGCTGCCCTTTCCCAGCATCGTCGTGGCCAGCACGAACGACGAATACGTGACACGCGAACGCGCCCGGGCCTTTGCGGACGCCTGGGGCAGCCGTTACCTGGAGATCGGCGACGCCGGCCATGTGAACGCCGACAGCGGCTACGGCGACTGGCCCGAGGGAGAGCGCATGCTGCAGGACTTCCTGGCGCAGCTGCGCGGCTAG
- a CDS encoding class I SAM-dependent methyltransferase — protein MDCDRAAVPAGPAGCRPPRPAALVFPVVFLFMLVLYWSTFRTQVPYYPSGRSAWARVAELLPQGRAISVIDIGSGLGGLVLDLARRRLDARVVGIELAPLPWLASWLRARLQRSRARFLLGDYEKLDFAQFDVVFAYLSPAAMPALWKKARREMRVGSMLMSYEFAIEECPPTLSVYLQDTGRTLYIWHF, from the coding sequence GTGGATTGCGATCGCGCTGCTGTTCCCGCTGGCCCTGCTGGGTGCCGGCCGCCTCGGCCTGCCGCCCTGGTGTTCCCGGTGGTGTTCCTGTTCATGCTGGTGCTGTACTGGTCGACCTTCCGCACCCAGGTACCGTACTACCCGTCCGGGCGCAGCGCCTGGGCGCGCGTGGCCGAGCTGCTGCCGCAGGGCAGGGCGATCTCGGTGATCGACATCGGCAGCGGGCTCGGCGGCCTGGTGCTGGACCTGGCGCGGCGCCGGCTCGACGCCCGCGTGGTCGGCATCGAACTGGCGCCGCTGCCCTGGCTGGCGAGCTGGCTGCGGGCGCGCCTGCAGCGCAGCCGCGCCCGCTTCCTGCTCGGCGACTACGAAAAACTCGACTTCGCACAGTTCGACGTGGTGTTTGCCTACCTGTCACCGGCGGCGATGCCGGCGCTGTGGAAAAAGGCCAGGCGCGAGATGCGTGTTGGCAGCATGCTCATGAGTTATGAGTTCGCTATCGAGGAGTGTCCGCCGACCTTATCTGTCTATCTACAAGATACTGGTCGAACTCTCTACATTTGGCACTTTTAG
- the motA gene encoding flagellar motor stator protein MotA produces MLVIIGYVIVCASVFGGFVMAGGHAAVLFQPIELLMIGGAALGAFFVGNNNKAIKATMKALPTVLKGSQYTKEMYMELMSLQFDVLSKVRKEGLMSIEGDIESPEASPLFSKYPLVLADHHIIEFMADYLRLMVSGNMDAFQIENLMDNEIETHHHEGAVPAHVIAKLGDGLPAFGIVAAVMGVVHTMESVGIPPAELGILIAKALVGTFLGILLAYGFVGPLANLLEQKLEESSKMFQCVKVTLLASLNGYAPALAVEFGRKVLYSTERPSFAELEEHIKKSKSK; encoded by the coding sequence TTGTTAGTCATTATCGGTTACGTCATCGTTTGCGCTTCCGTCTTCGGCGGCTTCGTCATGGCCGGCGGCCATGCGGCCGTGCTGTTCCAGCCGATCGAGCTCCTGATGATCGGTGGCGCGGCCCTCGGTGCCTTCTTTGTCGGTAACAACAACAAGGCGATCAAGGCGACCATGAAGGCGCTGCCGACCGTGCTCAAGGGATCGCAGTACACCAAAGAGATGTACATGGAACTCATGTCGCTGCAGTTCGACGTGCTCTCGAAAGTGCGCAAGGAAGGCCTGATGTCGATCGAAGGCGACATCGAGTCGCCGGAAGCGAGCCCGCTGTTCTCGAAGTATCCGCTCGTGCTGGCCGACCACCACATCATCGAATTCATGGCCGACTACCTGCGCCTGATGGTGTCGGGCAACATGGACGCCTTCCAGATCGAAAACCTGATGGACAACGAGATCGAGACCCACCACCACGAGGGTGCCGTGCCGGCCCACGTGATCGCCAAGCTCGGCGACGGCCTGCCGGCCTTCGGTATCGTGGCGGCGGTGATGGGTGTGGTGCACACCATGGAATCGGTCGGCATCCCGCCGGCGGAACTCGGTATCCTGATCGCCAAGGCGCTGGTCGGTACCTTCCTCGGCATCCTGCTGGCCTACGGCTTCGTCGGTCCGCTGGCGAACCTGCTCGAGCAGAAGCTCGAGGAATCGAGCAAGATGTTCCAGTGCGTGAAAGTCACGCTGCTCGCCAGCCTGAACGGCTATGCGCCGGCGCTGGCCGTGGAATTCGGCCGCAAGGTGCTGTACTCGACCGAGCGCCCGAGCTTCGCTGAGCTCGAAGAGCACATCAAGAAGTCGAAGAGCAAGTAA
- the flhD gene encoding flagellar transcriptional regulator FlhD, with product MTANDMMAEIRDANLSYLMLAQQMIRADKVTAIFRLGISADIADLIEGMSNAQILKLAGGNMMLARFRFDDTAILTMLTSHSKDRALAQSHAAILMAGQPAEEIV from the coding sequence ATGACTGCAAACGACATGATGGCTGAAATCCGTGATGCCAACCTGAGCTACCTGATGCTGGCTCAGCAAATGATCCGTGCCGACAAGGTCACCGCTATCTTCCGCCTGGGCATCTCGGCCGACATCGCCGACCTGATCGAAGGCATGAGCAATGCCCAGATCCTGAAGCTCGCCGGCGGCAACATGATGCTGGCCCGCTTCCGCTTCGACGACACCGCGATCCTGACGATGCTGACCAGCCACAGCAAGGATCGTGCGCTGGCACAATCGCACGCCGCCATCCTGATGGCCGGCCAGCCTGCCGAAGAAATCGTGTAA
- the motB gene encoding flagellar motor protein MotB gives MADEGMRPIIVKRIKKTAGGHHGGAWKIAYADFVTAMMAFFLLMWLLGSTSKGDLDGISEFFKNPLKVAMSGGSGSGDSSSVIKGGGEDLTRRNGQVKKGDTQTNHKTYDLNDAKEVLERAEGERLAALKAKIESVIEANPLLKKYQNQLLLDITSEGLRIQIVDEQNRPMFALAKATLQPYTSDILHVLGLVLNDVPNRIGLSGHTDSTPYFSDAGYSNWELSADRANASRRALVVGGLSDDKILRVVGLAAAAPLDRADPFNPINRRISIIVMNKRTEEAVMRDAATLDVPANDVKADPKAAAAMTAAAK, from the coding sequence ATGGCCGATGAAGGAATGCGCCCGATTATCGTCAAGCGGATCAAGAAGACCGCTGGCGGGCATCATGGCGGCGCCTGGAAGATTGCCTACGCCGACTTCGTGACGGCGATGATGGCCTTCTTCCTGTTGATGTGGCTGCTTGGTTCGACCTCCAAGGGCGACCTCGACGGTATCTCGGAATTCTTCAAGAACCCGCTGAAAGTGGCGATGTCGGGCGGTTCCGGCTCGGGCGACAGCTCGTCGGTGATCAAGGGCGGCGGCGAGGACCTGACGCGCCGCAACGGCCAGGTGAAGAAAGGCGACACCCAGACCAACCACAAGACCTACGACCTGAACGACGCCAAGGAAGTGCTGGAACGCGCCGAGGGCGAGCGCCTGGCCGCGCTGAAGGCGAAGATCGAATCGGTCATCGAAGCCAATCCGCTGCTGAAGAAATACCAGAACCAGCTGCTGCTCGACATCACCAGCGAAGGCCTGCGCATCCAGATCGTGGACGAGCAGAACCGTCCGATGTTCGCGTTGGCCAAAGCCACGCTGCAGCCCTACACGAGCGACATCCTGCACGTGCTGGGCCTGGTGCTGAACGATGTGCCGAACCGCATCGGCCTGTCCGGCCACACCGATTCGACGCCGTATTTCAGCGATGCCGGCTACAGCAACTGGGAACTGTCGGCCGACCGTGCCAACGCCTCGCGCCGCGCATTGGTGGTGGGCGGCCTGTCCGACGACAAGATCCTGCGCGTGGTGGGACTGGCCGCGGCCGCGCCGCTCGACCGCGCCGACCCGTTCAACCCGATCAACCGGCGCATCAGCATCATCGTCATGAACAAGCGTACCGAAGAAGCGGTCATGCGCGACGCCGCCACGCTCGACGTACCCGCGAACGATGTCAAGGCCGATCCGAAGGCGGCGGCGGCGATGACCGCGGCGGCGAAGTAA